From Miscanthus floridulus cultivar M001 chromosome 15, ASM1932011v1, whole genome shotgun sequence, the proteins below share one genomic window:
- the LOC136507855 gene encoding lysine-rich arabinogalactan protein 19-like — protein sequence MHARTIPSPHSLTAPASAAPRSARHPRAAAPSPALPRSCPPAAAPKPPPPAKFGPLAAPVTAPHATPPATPRLRAAPRSARPPTPAAPSGGPPPGLVSPAPDARPRAPTTQAPAAGPRRPAPGALPRAPTTQAPAPGLLLQYLGNPLFISFMLFGIDD from the coding sequence ATGCACGCACGCACAATCCCGTCCCCTCACTCCCTCACCGCCCCTGCTAGCGCCGCCCCCCGCTCTGCCCGTCATCCTCGCGCCGCCGCGCCTTCTCCCGCGCTGCCCCGCTCGTGCCCGCCCGCCGCGGCCCCGAAGCCGCCTCCACCGGCAAAGTTTGGCCCGCTGGCCGCCCCCGTCACTGCCCCGCACGCCACCCCGCCTGCAACGCCGCGCCTGCGTGCCGCCCCGCGCAgcgcccgcccgcccacgccgGCCGCTCCCTCCGGCGGCCCGCCGCCTGGACTCGTCTCGCCCGCACCCGACGCCCgtccccgcgcgccgacgacgcaggctcccgcggctggcccccggcgtcccgcacccggcgccctcccccgcgcgccgacgacgcaggctccagCGCCCGGCCTCCTGCTGCAGTACCTAGGTAATCCCTTGTTCATCTCTTTCATGTTATTTGGAATTGATGACTAG